In one window of Lampris incognitus isolate fLamInc1 chromosome 3, fLamInc1.hap2, whole genome shotgun sequence DNA:
- the LOC130110731 gene encoding uncharacterized protein LOC130110731 codes for MSAVRKRKKYNVRDLYKFQRTVSGSNEHCCVPLCSASSRYNGDLSFHRFPKNTGLRAQWLHKIRRTGFSVTPHSKVCSRHFEDNQILNTAKGRRILAASSVPSLFEWNNYTNKTRAGVWERRTLPSSPEPGPEPEEEAEQPVPIMVPMVVEHDYGASRTVCVDREQYEDMLREIEELRQQLQTYHLQNSFGLRRFASSPEDIRFYTRFPSYEHLMAFWNLIEAATAKIVRVTRARKTYATSTTTESPLTRPTKLLPIDELFLFLTYLSTGCTQRELGHRFNIHRATVSRIIVTWTNFLYSLLGSVCIWMSPAAVKASLPHDFDGGYSNTQVVLDCTELQCQTPSSLLLQSEVFSTYKSHCTFKAIVGMSPHGALTFVSALFEGSMSDKEVFRQSGIMSLLTPDMAIMVDKRFSVDDLVPGITVHRPAFLSKRTQIPEVNVLKTQSIARLRVRVKRMIRRVKENKLFDTTIPLSISGSINQLFTVACLLSNYQNGPLVKKWRYEN; via the exons ATGAGTGCTGTACGGAAAAGAAAGAAGTACAACGTGCGTGATTTGTACAAGTTTCAAAGAACTGTGAGTGGCTCTAATGAGCACTGCTGTGTGCCACTTTGCTCGGCTTCGAGTCGATATAACGGCGATTTGAGCTTCCACCGCTTCCCGAAAAACACCGGCCTTCGCGCGCAGTGGCTGCACAAAATTAGGAGGACGGGGTTTTCGGTGACCCCACACAGCAAGGTATGCAGCCGACATTTCGAGGATAATCAAATCCTCAATACTGCCAAGGGTAGACGGATTTTAGCAGCAAGCTCCGTCCCATCATTGTTCGAGTGGAACAACTACACCAACAAGACACGTGCCGGTGTTTGGGAGCGCCGAACTCTACCATCTAGTCCGGAACCTGGCCCGGAGCCCGAGGAGGAGGCCGAGCAACCCGTCCCAATCATGGTCCCGATGGTCGTGGAACACGACTACGGGGCCAGCCGCACCGTGTGTGTGGACCGGGAGCAGTATGAAGATATGTTGAGGGAAATCGAGGAGCTGAGACAGCAGCTCCAAACATATCATCTGCAAAACTCGTTTGGACTCCGGCGGTTTGCTTCGTCGCCAGAAGACATCAGGTTTTACACCAG ATTCCCCTCATACGAGCATCTGATGGCATTTTGGAACCTGATCGAGGCAGCAACAGCCAAAATAGTTAGGGTCACCAGAGCAAGGAAAACCTATGCCACTAGCACGACAACTGAAAGCCCTTTAACCAGACCAACT AAACTGCTGCCGATAGATGAGCTCTTCCTTTTCCTGACATACCTGTCCACCGGCTGTACGCAGAGGGAGCTGGGCCATAGATTTAACATCCACCGAGCAACAGTCAGCCGAATAATCGTAACCTGGACCAACTTCCTCTACAGCCTACTGGGCTCGGTCTGTATATGGATGTCCCCTGCAGCTGTGAAGGCCAGTCTTCCACATGACTTTGATGGTGGCTACAGTAACACACAAGTAGTCCTTGACTGCACAGAGCTACAGTGTCAAACACCTTCATCCCTGCTCCTCCAGAGTGAAGTTTTCTCCACCTACAAGTCCCACTGCACCTTCAAGGCTATAGTGGGCATGTCCCCTCACGGAGCCCTGACTTTTGTGTCAGCACTCTTTGAGGGTTCCATGAGTGACAAGGAGGTGTTTCGTCAGTCAGGGATTATGTCACTCTTAACACCTGACATGGCCATCATGGTTGACAAGAGATTCTCGGTGGATGACCTTGTGCCTGGGATTACTGTTCATCGTCCTGCCTTCCTCTCCAAGAGGACCCAGATTCCAGAGGTGAATGTTCTGAAGACGCAGTCCATTGCCCGTTTAAGGGTGCGCGTCAAGAGGATGATcagaagagttaaagagaatAAACTCTTTGATACCACTATTCCTCTCTCCATCTCAGGGAGCATAAATCAACTATTCACAGTTGCATGCCTCCTCTCAAATTACCAAAATGGACCACTGGTCAAGAAATGGAGATATGAAAATTGA